A region of the Leucobacter komagatae genome:
ACGAACAACTTTCCCGAGTTCACGGGCCGCGCTTGCCCCGCGCCGTGCGAGTCGGCCTGCGTGCTCGGCATTAACCAGCCCGCCGTCACGATCAAGCAGATCGAGAACAGCATTATCGACCGCGCCTTCGAGGAAGGCTGGGTCGTTCCTCAGCCGCCATCGAGGCTCACCGGGAAGACTGTCGCGGTCGTCGGATCGGGCCCCGCCGGGCTCGCTGCTGCGCAGCAGCTCACCAGGGCAGGGCACACGGTCGCCGTCTACGAGCGCGACGAGGAGCCCGGCGGGCTGCTGCGATTCGGGATCCCAGACTTCAAACTCGAGAAGTCGCTCGTGGCGCGGCGCGTTGAGCAGCTGCGAGCCGAGGGCACGCGATTCCGCTGCGGCGTGGAGATCGGGCGCGACATGTCGTGGCGGGAACTGCGTCGGCGGTTCGACGCGGTCGTTGTCGCGACGGGGGCCTCTGTGCCACGCGATCTCGCGCTCCCGGGGCGAGAGCTCGCGGGCATCGCGCCCGCAATGGCCTACCTCACTGCCGCGAACCGCGGCGCAGAAGCGGGTGAGGAGCTCCATGCCGCGGGCAAGCACGTCGTTGTCATCGGCGGCGGCGATACCGGCGCCGACTGCGTCGGCACCGCGCACCGTCAGGGGGCGTTGAGTGTCACGAGCCTCGCGATCGGACGTAGGCCGGGAACGCTCAGGCCGACCGGTCAGCCCTGGCCGACGCACCCGACCCTGTTCGAGGTGTCGAGCTCGCACGAGGAGGGCGGCGAGCGGAGCTACCTTGCCTCGACCGTCGAATTTCGTGGCGACGGGAACCGCGTGACCGGGCTCTGCGTGGCGGAGACCGGCTTCACCGAGCGCGGCCGCGAGCCGATCGCCGGCACTGAGCGGGTCATCGCTGCCGACCTCGTGCTCATAGCGATGGGCTTCGCCGGGCCGGAGAGCGTGGCGGACGCTGGGCTCGCTCGCACGGGCGGTGCCAATGCGGGTGACCCCGGTGGGCCGGGTGGCTCCGGTAGTCAAGGTGGTTCCGGCGGATTCGAGCGGACGCGTGACTTCGCGGTCGCCGAGCCTGGGGTATTTGTTGCCGGTGACGCGGGGCGCGGCCAGTCGCTCATCGTCTGGGCCATTGCTGAGGGGCGCTCGGCCGCGGCGTCGGTCGACCGTTTCCTCATGGGCTCCACGACCCTTCCCAGCCCCGTCGGCGCTGACGACCGCGCGTTCTCCTAGCGCCCTCGCACGATCGCGGCGGCGGCACCCGGGCGTTCGCTGAGGGCGTGGCGCCCGGGTGCGGGCCGCACAGAGGTCGCGGGTCTATCCTCGAATCAGGAGCAACAGTTGCGCGAGGGAAGGACTCGGATATGACGTCGACAGTGGTGTTTGGTGGCTCGGGCTACGCTGGCTCACACATCGTTGAGGCGGCCGCGGTGCGGGGTCTGCCTGTGACGAGCATGACCCGGCGAGAGTCCGCGACGCAGATCGCAGGAGCCACGTACAGGACCGGCTCGATCCTTGACGCTGCTGACCGCGCAGCCGCGCTCGCGGGCGCGGAGGTCGTCATCGTTGCGGTGTCGCCGCGCGGGGATATGGCGGGCCAGGTGCGGCCCGCGATCGCCGCGCTGGCCACCGAGGCCGCGGCTGCGGGAGTGCGGCTCGGAGTGATCGGCGGGGCTGGTTCGCTCCTTGAAGTCCCCGGCGGCCGCATGCTGTTCGAGACGCCGGAGTTCGGCGACGACTATCGCGCCGAGGCTCGCGAAATGGCCGAGGTGCTCGGCGACCTCCGCTCGCGGTCGGACGGCCTCGACTGGTTCTTCGTGAGCCCGGCGGGCGACTTCGGGCCGTGGGCGGCCGGCGAGTA
Encoded here:
- a CDS encoding glutamate synthase subunit beta yields the protein MVDSRGFLTVRERELAPKRPVALRLLDWREVVEAADGAMVARQASRCMDCGVAFCHQGCPLGNLIPEWNDLVHRGRGREAIERLHATNNFPEFTGRACPAPCESACVLGINQPAVTIKQIENSIIDRAFEEGWVVPQPPSRLTGKTVAVVGSGPAGLAAAQQLTRAGHTVAVYERDEEPGGLLRFGIPDFKLEKSLVARRVEQLRAEGTRFRCGVEIGRDMSWRELRRRFDAVVVATGASVPRDLALPGRELAGIAPAMAYLTAANRGAEAGEELHAAGKHVVVIGGGDTGADCVGTAHRQGALSVTSLAIGRRPGTLRPTGQPWPTHPTLFEVSSSHEEGGERSYLASTVEFRGDGNRVTGLCVAETGFTERGREPIAGTERVIAADLVLIAMGFAGPESVADAGLARTGGANAGDPGGPGGSGSQGGSGGFERTRDFAVAEPGVFVAGDAGRGQSLIVWAIAEGRSAAASVDRFLMGSTTLPSPVGADDRAFS
- a CDS encoding NAD(P)-dependent oxidoreductase, coding for MTSTVVFGGSGYAGSHIVEAAAVRGLPVTSMTRRESATQIAGATYRTGSILDAADRAAALAGAEVVIVAVSPRGDMAGQVRPAIAALATEAAAAGVRLGVIGGAGSLLEVPGGRMLFETPEFGDDYRAEAREMAEVLGDLRSRSDGLDWFFVSPAGDFGPWAAGEYRGEYRVGGDVPLTDADGISAIGGADFGVAIVDEIEDHAHERERFTVAY